ATAACATTTTTCTAGTCAACCATCTTTtaattattacaatttttcaacTTCTTTTCCTATTTCAATTAAAATAGTCTTCCTGCTGTTTTATTAAATTGGATATCAAATGCATGTAAAATAAATGTCTAAGTCAAAATTCATCATCACATGTCTTGCAATTCTACAGGAACTAATTGAAACCATTTTCCACAATCACACTGCTTCTTTTCTCCTTTGTTAAGAATTGTGTACTTAATTTCTACAGCATCTTCATCACCTGAAGAGAAAAAATGAATGGTAAAACAAAAACTCTGTCTTGGATCCAGAAAAAGCTTAATCTTGatgtgattttgaaaaaaagtattcatgaaatctttatttaaacttttgtaaaaaaatttgaaaaatgttactacatgtattactaaTTTCAACAGTTTTGTAAttgataaagtaaaataacataacACAGTCATTTCTTTACTCACATAAATAACATGTTTCAAATCgttttgctttatttttatttatccaGTAAaccatataataaaattgagattcAAATAGAGTAGTTGGTCGAAATTAATCAGCTACCTGGTacataaagtttaatttaattttttttttaatttctgttgcATATACAAATGTGAATGATTAAAACAATTTGTGGGCAAATGTAAGCATAtgtaaataattgtaaacaagaatgtgtccatagtacacagatgcccaacTCGCGCTATCATTTTCTACGTTCGGTGGACCGTGAACGTGGGATAAACTAAACACTCTAATTTGAcatgaaattagaaagatcatatcatagggaacctATGGACTAAGTTTaaagtttattggacttcaacttcatcaaaaactaccaaccaaaaactttaacctgaagcgggacagacggacggtaCGACCAGAAATGATAATACCCCTCTACTATCGAAGATGGGGGCATAAAAGGAAACATAAAGCCCCTCTACTACATGTATCGTAGGTGTGGCATAAAAATCTATTTGTATCTATGGTTACATATAATATCTTTTATAAAAGTATTGGAACTGTAGTGTCTTTTATTCAGATATGTATTGCAGAAATTCAAAATGTAATAACTAGCATTGTAATAATAATCAAAGGTAAAAGCGATAGTATTAAAATTCAATGTTATTATGACATCAATTgaacaagcattctgagagtaaTGCATTGCAATTAATTGTTACCTACCGGTTAAAAATTCATTGGTCTTGAACAAAAtactaacttgatctataacttgtcatggcaaaaactttataaaaaaatattcaactttatTGGTAAGGCCTAAAGGGACTAAAAATTATCAAACAGTACAAATCATTTTTCAGGAGACAAAATGTGTGACACACAGACATCTCCATCACCATATTACATCCCAATTGAGATGATACAGTTATAAAGATGAAGTCTTAAAACTCACCCATATATATATGTGCATCTTCAACAAGAGCCACAAGCCAACATTATAGACTAGAacataattcatgaataaattctctttttaaaaggaaaacctattgattttgatttgattattttttcttgattttgattgtttttatcaTCTTAAAGATTAATGGCACATATCATTCAGTAAATATGGTAATAATTTctgtattaaaacatttcatcTCTAATCTATAAGGTTTTTAAGATAACAGgctaaaaacatacaaaacaagaatgtgtccctagtacactgatgccccatccTCACTATAATTTTCTaagttcagtggaccatgaaaatggggtaaaattactaatttgtcaataaaattgattggacttcaacttcatcaaaaactacctcaaccaaaaactttaatcagaAGGGGGACAGATGCACAGACTGACaaacgaacagaccagaaaacataatgcccatgaatggaacataaaaacaaaatatttttaaatttcaaccaatcagaaCACATAACTGACCTGATAGTCATGTTGATTATTCAGaactaaaattacaaataatGTGGAGTTCAATGGTTTCAAACGAAAagattaaaatgtaaaaagttataAGAAAGATGGACACAAAGTGATGGCAAAAGTTCACCCTGGTAGGTTAAAAGGGACATAACAGCTGTGTTCCATATGATCAGGGTTTCAGCTAGGATTTggagggctttagtcacttttgtGCGCTATTAAATTTAACCTATTTTTGTGTAATAGCAAGGGACCAAGGATATATATTACTAGCTTCATCTTTGACTTTGTCagattttaacatgttaaaaggaCATAGGCATGATTGtcagttattgtatgatttgacagTAATGGCCCTTGttatgaaagattctgacatggGATCTGGAGATTTAGTTCACAATTTCTATTCAGTTTGTTCTAGGGGATATTCCTGATCAACAAAAGTTGGATTCCATCGTTTTTAAAAAAGGAATCACAGCAGAAATTAACTTGCAATGATTATATCACTGCATAATCATTTTCCTTATAAAACGTCTAAGTTGATATTTTGATAACAATCCTATGAAGTTGGAACTGTATAAAATCCTTTTTGGAACGATTTCAATGACTGTATGgaggttgtaaacaaatcaaGAACAATCAATAAATCACGTTTTctactttcggttttaaaatgaaatgaaaacggGAAGTGACATGTGGATAATAAATTCAAAGCGAGTCCAGATTCATAAagaaattgtcatttttttatttaaattcctttAGTAAGGGATAAATATTTGTCTCTCCCTTTGATTGATACTAAATGATTTCGTATTTTACGTTTTTGGTGTCTATAAATAGTCATAGGGATACTTCCACGCATGCGTAGCATACTGTACAGGAAGCACCTGTTTGACTCTTGAAAACATTAAAGTTTTGAATAAAGTTCTATATTTTAAATGTGAACTGTCAAAAGTTTTTGTAAACTGGATGTTGAAATGCAGAATGACTGATTTTCCTCAGGAAAATAATTATTATAGTCAGTTAAgaggtttattaataattaaCGAATTAGTGACCCATCGGATGGCGATAAGCTgattagttgtaatcacaacttgtaacacctgttgcaaatgttaattatctGGGGgtcataaaattgtcaaaaacataaagacaggtaaatttataatattttaatttgcgaaaatatttttacaatttcaaaatttaagcGACGAAATTGCTTTGAAATACATTCGTCAATGCGAAAATCATTTCATAAATTACGAAAATGACAagcgctagcaaaatcactgcATATATTACTTACATAAACACCCAACTATTCGCCATTCATCTGTAGATGGGACTAAATTTGGACAAGCAAATGTTCCCAATTCTAAAGCCTGTTCCATCATGGCTGGCTCAAATGGATCCTGTaattattaaattcaattatataatttagcacaaattagaaaaatagaaaatgctcaattatttaaaaaattgctAGCATGGAATTCCAATCAGACAATTAAAAAtcttcaaaaacaattttttttgttcATACATCATTGTTAATAAATTTTGTTTGGCAACTCAAACTTTGATTTTGATACTAGTTCAGTAATTCTTTCACTTTATGacgaaaataaaatgatttagGGTCAGTCAAGTAACCTTAAATAGAAATATCTTGTTTTGCCTTTGGTCAAAATTTTCATGCATTGAACACGCATGAACAGACGTTTGATTTCGATTTAAAAaggagaagtcacttctccctgtGGTTCTGATTCCCTGCTGAAcatgaacatttttaaatttatcatgtttgggaatttctcgctacattgaagacctgttggtgaccctctgctgttgttttttatttgggcgggttgttgtctctttgacacattccccatttccattctcaattttattgtaaaactAATTCAGTAGTGATTTTAGACATTCTGGCTGAAATCCTACTCTACCataaattaaatttgtttctgttctctgaGCATTTTAGGTTTCATTTACTTACATCAATCCCTGCAGCACTACCAATAAGGTCAAATTTTTCTGCTCCTTCAACAATTTTTATACTATCATCTACTGATATTGTATCAGgtatctttttttcctttttgccTAGAAGAGAAAATTAACACAAATAACATCATTCAACAGTACACTGGACTCCATGGTATTAACTGTTCCTGCTgcgttaaaaataaaaatataacacaaatgtattatttaaataaaatacatatgacACATGAATAACACTgtcaagaataaaataaaatttggctAATTATGGTTACAATTGAGAATACCAATGATATATTGTCATTAACAATATGATTTAACAGATCTGAAGTTCTGATGTCGTtaataaacatgaaataaatttctCAATGTTCTAGTAGTTAAAAGAACTGTGCATAACAAAACTTCCATGAATGATTTCAGATACCTGGGACTAAGTCTTCACAACCTACTGATTTCAAATTTAAGAGCTATCTTCCTCACAACT
This sequence is a window from Mytilus edulis chromosome 1, xbMytEdul2.2, whole genome shotgun sequence. Protein-coding genes within it:
- the LOC139501987 gene encoding cytochrome c oxidase subunit 5B, mitochondrial-like is translated as MASPLCRVGYNVLKRAFLPLARPLSTTACRRDNELGHWSKKEKKIPDTISVDDSIKIVEGAEKFDLIGSAAGIDDPFEPAMMEQALELGTFACPNLVPSTDEWRIVGCLCDEDAVEIKYTILNKGEKKQCDCGKWFQLVPVELQDM